The genomic window CGACAAAAACGATATTATTACGGAAATCTTTAAGTCGAAGGCAATCTTGGTCGGCTCTCCGACCATCGGTAAAGGCATCCTTACCCATATTGCCGGCATCCTCGAGGAAATACGGGGATTGTCCTTCAAAAACAAAAAAGCCGCCGCCTTCGGCAGTTATGGCTGGAGCGGTGAATCGCTGAAAATGATAACAGAAAAACTGCGGGAGGGCGGATTCGAAATCGTCCATGACGGAATCAGGGAAATGTGGAATCCCGACCAGCAGGGCCGGGAAAACTGCCTCAATTTCGGGAAAACCTTTGCCTCGCTGCTGAAAATTTGAACAAATAAAGAATCGTCATTCCGGTGCTCTGTTTAGTCCTCGCTCGACGGGGAAACACCGGAATCCAGAAATTTCAACGCGTTACAAAAGCACTGGACACCGGTTTTCACCGGTGTGACGACTTTTGACCAGACCATCAAAGATGGCAAGATAGGAACGTGAAAGCTCACTCCCTCCGGACAACCTCTCCCCTCAGGCTGACTACAACATGACTCATGGGGAGGTTCGCATTGGCTGCCGCCATTCCCCTTTTGACGATCACAGGCAACCCCTGACAGCAGGGGACTTCCATGGTAAGAACAGTTACGCTCTTCACCCCCGACATTTTGAAAACATCAGTGAATTTCTGGATGTAGGCCTCGGCGTCGTCGAATTTCGGGCACCCGACCATGAGCACCTTGCCCTGGAGAAAATCGCGATGGAAATCGGCGTAGGCAAAGGGCGTGCAGTCGGCAGCAACGAGCAGATCCGCTCCCTTCAGGAACGGCGCGGTCGGAGGTACCAGTTTTATCTGCACCGGCCAATGGGAGAGGGCAGAGACGTTACTTTGGTAAGAGGCAGGCTTGTTGGCCTCCTCGCAGGATTTGAAGGGCCTCTTGAAGTCCTGTATCTGGGTTGAGGGACAACCGCAGGCCATGGTCGGCGCAGTTGGGGGTGGAGGCGGAGGAGACTTCTGCAGGTGCTCTTCCACGGCTTCTTCGTCAAAATCATCGGCTTCCCGCTCTATCACGTGGAGGGCATCGTTAGGGCACTCTCCGAGACAGGCGCCAAGACCATCGCAGTATTTTTCGGCCATCAGGCGGGCCTTGCCTTCCACGATCTGAATGGCTCCCTCGGCGCAGGAAGGCACACATTGTCCGCAACCGTCGCATTTATCTTCTTCTATCTGTATTATTTTGCGCATTATTTTCATTTTTCACATCTCCTTTTATATGGAAATGGATCGTCATACCGGCGCTCTTTTCGGTCCTCGCTTGACGGGGAAAGGCCGGTATCCAGTCCTTTACACCTAGATTCCGGATCGGGTCCGGAATGACAGAAGGCATTTTCATCCTTCGTTGTGCCCGCGACGGGCATGGGGGGTAATCAGAAGCTCCCCGGCCAGTTTCCGGCCGCTGGCCGTGAAAAATAACTTTTCCATAATGACGCCCAGCTTTTCCC from Deltaproteobacteria bacterium includes these protein-coding regions:
- a CDS encoding 4Fe-4S binding protein yields the protein MKIMRKIIQIEEDKCDGCGQCVPSCAEGAIQIVEGKARLMAEKYCDGLGACLGECPNDALHVIEREADDFDEEAVEEHLQKSPPPPPPTAPTMACGCPSTQIQDFKRPFKSCEEANKPASYQSNVSALSHWPVQIKLVPPTAPFLKGADLLVAADCTPFAYADFHRDFLQGKVLMVGCPKFDDAEAYIQKFTDVFKMSGVKSVTVLTMEVPCCQGLPVIVKRGMAAANANLPMSHVVVSLRGEVVRRE